A genomic stretch from Desulfolutivibrio sulfodismutans DSM 3696 includes:
- the modA gene encoding molybdate ABC transporter substrate-binding protein — protein sequence MKRLILSLALVVALACPALAKDLTISAAASLTDAFTECKPLFEKANPGVTLTFNFAASGPLLKQIEQGAPVDVFASADQKTMDDAAGKNLIDAASRKNFAQNALVLAIPAGTSTVKNLASLSDAKVTKIGVGNPETVPVGRYTKGALEKLGVWNTLSPKCILAESVRQVLDYLSRGEVDAGFVYATDAKQGGDKVKVVEEIPLEKPVSYPMAVLAASKNKPEAAKFIAFVTSPEGAAVLAKYGFKKP from the coding sequence ATGAAACGTCTGATCCTGTCCCTGGCCCTGGTTGTGGCCCTGGCCTGCCCCGCTCTGGCCAAAGACCTCACCATATCCGCCGCCGCAAGCCTCACCGACGCCTTCACCGAATGCAAGCCGCTTTTTGAAAAGGCCAACCCCGGCGTGACCCTGACCTTCAATTTCGCCGCCTCCGGCCCGCTGCTCAAGCAGATCGAACAGGGAGCGCCCGTGGACGTCTTCGCCTCCGCCGACCAGAAAACCATGGACGACGCGGCCGGAAAGAACCTCATCGACGCCGCCAGCCGTAAAAACTTCGCCCAAAACGCCCTGGTTCTGGCCATCCCGGCCGGAACCTCCACCGTGAAAAACCTGGCCTCGCTCTCTGACGCCAAGGTCACCAAAATCGGCGTGGGCAACCCCGAAACCGTGCCCGTGGGCCGCTATACCAAGGGCGCCCTGGAAAAGCTCGGCGTCTGGAACACCCTGTCCCCCAAATGCATCCTGGCCGAATCCGTGCGTCAGGTTCTGGATTACCTCTCGCGCGGCGAGGTGGATGCCGGATTCGTCTACGCCACCGACGCCAAACAGGGCGGCGATAAGGTCAAGGTCGTTGAGGAAATCCCCCTGGAAAAACCCGTCAGCTACCCCATGGCCGTCCTCGCCGCCTCCAAAAACAAGCCCGAGGCCGCCAAGTTTATCGCCTTCGTCACTTCGCCCGAAGGCGCGGCCGTGCTGGCCAAATACGGCTTCAAAAAGCCGTAG
- the modB gene encoding molybdate ABC transporter permease subunit — MIDAAALTPLLLTLKVALLATLAALCLGVGLAQFVGKFRFAGRDWLDAVCTLPLVLPPTVLGYYLIVLIGRRGILGQWLEETFGVSLMFTWEGAVLAATVVAFPLVFRSARAALDGVDPNIENAARTLGASESRIFFQVTLPLAFRGILSGGMLAFARAMGEFGATLMVAGNIPGKTQTLSLAVYTAVQAGNDRLANVLVLVVSTVCVVILVIAGKLLKPNT, encoded by the coding sequence ATGATTGACGCCGCCGCCCTCACCCCCCTGCTCCTGACCCTCAAGGTCGCCCTTTTGGCCACCCTGGCGGCCTTGTGCCTCGGCGTGGGGCTGGCCCAGTTCGTGGGGAAATTCCGCTTCGCCGGACGCGACTGGCTGGACGCCGTGTGCACCCTGCCGCTGGTCCTGCCGCCCACGGTGCTCGGCTATTACCTCATCGTGCTCATCGGACGGCGCGGCATCCTCGGCCAGTGGCTGGAAGAGACCTTCGGCGTCAGCCTCATGTTCACCTGGGAAGGCGCGGTGCTGGCCGCCACGGTGGTGGCCTTTCCCCTGGTTTTCCGTTCGGCCCGCGCAGCCTTAGACGGCGTGGACCCGAACATCGAGAACGCCGCGCGTACGCTCGGGGCCTCGGAATCCCGCATCTTTTTCCAGGTCACCCTGCCCCTCGCCTTCCGGGGCATCCTGTCCGGCGGCATGCTGGCCTTCGCCCGGGCCATGGGCGAGTTCGGGGCCACGCTGATGGTGGCCGGAAACATCCCGGGAAAGACTCAAACCCTGTCCCTGGCCGTCTATACCGCCGTACAGGCCGGAAACGACCGGCTGGCCAATGTCCTGGTGCTCGTCGTCTCAACCGTCTGCGTCGTCATCCTGGTCATCGCCGGAAAACTTCTCAAACCCAACACCTAA
- a CDS encoding MTH1187 family thiamine-binding protein, whose translation MSVMAELSIFPMDKGASVSPYVARAVDVIRESGLPYVFGPMATSIEGETFEAVMDVVGACYKALSPDCGRIHVALRLDCRKGPMGRLTGKMQSVLAKTKTGEP comes from the coding sequence ATGAGCGTGATGGCGGAACTGTCGATTTTTCCCATGGACAAAGGGGCCTCCGTGAGCCCCTATGTGGCCCGGGCCGTGGACGTGATTCGGGAAAGCGGCCTGCCCTACGTCTTCGGGCCCATGGCCACCAGCATTGAGGGCGAGACCTTCGAGGCGGTCATGGATGTGGTGGGGGCCTGCTACAAGGCCCTTTCGCCCGACTGCGGCCGCATCCATGTGGCCCTGCGCCTGGACTGCCGCAAGGGCCCCATGGGACGGTTGACCGGAAAGATGCAGTCGGTCCTGGCCAAAACAAAGACTGGCGAGCCGTGA
- a CDS encoding glycosyltransferase: MISVLMPVRNAAATLPAALHSLFCQTHPDFEIVLLDDGSDDGGATRGVIAAAAGCDSRVRPFFLPHRGIAATLAHGLGLCRGPYVARHDADDTCRADRLEKQAAYLENHPDIGLVSCLAAFGGDPERAAGYKNHLDWANSLTTPEAIALERFRESPLPHPTVMFRAGLVREHGGYADGPFPEDYELWLRWMEAGVRMAKVPEPLVTWNDPPDRLSRTDPRYDPARFHAVKAGYLARHLERTNPFHPVIEVLGAGRVTRRRAERLCDHGVVIGGWWDIDPRKVGKVVGGRPVRHRDELPPAGSRFLVSYVASRGAAQEIAAFVAARGYVPGRDYLPAA, encoded by the coding sequence ATGATTTCCGTGCTCATGCCCGTGCGCAATGCCGCCGCCACGCTCCCCGCCGCCCTGCACAGCCTTTTTTGCCAGACGCATCCCGATTTCGAGATCGTGCTCCTTGATGACGGGTCCGACGACGGCGGCGCGACCCGGGGCGTAATCGCGGCGGCGGCCGGGTGCGACAGCCGGGTGCGGCCCTTTTTTCTACCGCACCGGGGCATCGCGGCCACCCTAGCCCACGGGCTTGGCCTGTGCCGGGGGCCATACGTCGCGCGCCATGACGCCGACGACACCTGCCGCGCCGACCGTCTGGAGAAGCAGGCGGCCTATCTGGAAAACCATCCGGACATCGGCCTGGTCAGTTGCCTGGCCGCCTTCGGCGGCGATCCGGAGCGGGCGGCGGGCTACAAAAACCACCTGGACTGGGCCAACAGCCTGACCACCCCCGAGGCCATCGCCCTGGAACGCTTCCGGGAATCCCCCCTGCCCCATCCCACGGTCATGTTCCGGGCCGGACTGGTCCGGGAACACGGCGGCTATGCCGACGGCCCCTTTCCCGAGGACTACGAACTGTGGCTGCGCTGGATGGAGGCCGGGGTGCGCATGGCCAAGGTTCCGGAACCTCTCGTGACCTGGAACGATCCGCCGGACAGGCTGTCGCGCACGGACCCCCGCTACGACCCGGCCCGGTTCCACGCCGTCAAGGCCGGATACCTGGCCCGCCATCTGGAGCGGACCAATCCCTTCCATCCGGTGATCGAGGTGCTCGGGGCCGGGCGCGTCACCCGCCGGCGGGCGGAGAGGCTGTGCGACCACGGCGTGGTCATCGGCGGATGGTGGGACATCGACCCGCGCAAGGTGGGGAAGGTGGTGGGAGGACGGCCCGTGCGGCATCGCGACGAACTGCCGCCCGCCGGATCACGGTTTCTGGTGTCGTATGTGGCCAGCCGGGGCGCGGCGCAGGAGATTGCGGCCTTCGTGGCGGCCCGGGGGTATGTGCCTGGACGGGACTACCTCCCGGCGGCGTAG
- a CDS encoding ATP-binding cassette domain-containing protein produces MRISIEIEKKLNGSRRSFSLSARFATNERRVVLFGPSGSGKSLTLRAVAGLLRPDAGMIRIDDRVLFDSRAGIDVPVRLRRVGFVFQDYALFPHLTVRQNAAFGVRGLFGGMAREMRQRVDEVLELFGLSRLADSLPRELSGGQRQRVALSRAVVPRPGVLLLDEPFSALDLPLRSRLREEVKDLLERLGIPLILVTHDPEEAVRFAKVAVPYRKGTTGEIIDFSDATAGVPEPPAHDPCPGFHGAADRLVRCTYDTSEA; encoded by the coding sequence ATGCGCATCAGTATCGAGATTGAGAAAAAGTTGAACGGCTCACGGCGTTCGTTTTCGTTATCGGCGCGGTTCGCCACCAACGAGCGCCGCGTGGTGCTTTTCGGGCCGTCGGGATCGGGCAAATCGTTGACGCTTCGGGCCGTGGCCGGGCTTTTACGGCCGGACGCCGGGATGATCCGCATTGACGACCGGGTGCTGTTCGATTCCAGGGCCGGGATAGACGTGCCGGTGCGGCTGCGCCGGGTGGGGTTCGTGTTCCAGGACTATGCGCTTTTTCCGCATCTGACGGTACGCCAGAACGCGGCGTTCGGGGTCAGGGGATTGTTCGGAGGCATGGCCAGGGAGATGCGGCAACGGGTGGACGAGGTGCTGGAGCTTTTCGGCCTGTCCAGGCTGGCCGACAGCCTGCCCCGGGAATTGTCCGGCGGGCAGCGGCAGCGCGTGGCGTTAAGCCGGGCCGTGGTCCCGAGGCCGGGGGTGCTGCTTTTGGACGAACCGTTTTCGGCGCTGGATCTGCCGCTTCGGTCGCGGCTGCGGGAGGAGGTCAAGGATCTGTTGGAGCGGCTGGGGATACCGCTTATCCTGGTGACCCACGACCCCGAGGAGGCGGTGCGCTTCGCCAAGGTGGCCGTACCGTACCGGAAAGGCACGACCGGGGAGATCATCGATTTCAGCGACGCCACGGCCGGGGTTCCGGAACCGCCCGCCCATGATCCCTGCCCCGGTTTTCACGGCGCCGCAGACCGTCTGGTCAGGTGTACCTACGATACGTCCGAGGCGTAG
- a CDS encoding N-acetylmuramoyl-L-alanine amidase family protein: MSRLAQAVLALLLLSAVPAHGASGGGRPEKSLADTVVAVDVGHSLKRSGATSARGVPEYRFNLELARLVVAELHAAGLVRAFLIDEAGTDVPPAGRAILANRKKADVLVSIHHDSVQPHYLSVWPFEGRQRKYCDRFSGYSLFFSAKNPASAASIGLGKSIGESLRSAGFTPTAHHAEPIPGEGRELIDPERGLYRYDGLAVLSRATMPAVLVEAGVIVNRDEETALADPTRRERMARAVAQGVAKYAAAVRP, from the coding sequence GTGAGCCGTCTGGCCCAAGCCGTCCTGGCCCTGCTGCTGCTGTCCGCAGTCCCGGCCCACGGCGCGTCGGGAGGCGGGCGTCCGGAGAAATCCCTGGCCGATACGGTGGTGGCCGTGGACGTGGGACACAGCCTCAAGCGTTCCGGGGCCACCAGCGCCCGGGGCGTGCCCGAATACCGATTCAACCTGGAACTGGCCCGGCTGGTGGTGGCCGAGCTGCACGCCGCCGGGCTGGTCCGGGCCTTTCTCATCGACGAGGCCGGGACGGACGTCCCCCCGGCCGGACGCGCCATCCTGGCCAACCGGAAAAAGGCCGATGTCCTGGTGTCCATCCATCACGATTCGGTGCAGCCCCATTACCTGTCGGTGTGGCCCTTCGAGGGCCGCCAAAGAAAGTACTGCGACCGGTTTTCCGGCTACAGCCTCTTTTTTTCGGCTAAAAATCCCGCTTCCGCCGCCAGCATCGGCCTGGGAAAATCCATCGGGGAGAGCCTGCGCAGCGCCGGGTTCACCCCCACCGCCCATCACGCCGAGCCCATCCCCGGCGAGGGCCGGGAACTGATCGACCCCGAACGCGGCCTGTACCGCTACGACGGCCTGGCCGTCCTCTCCCGGGCCACAATGCCCGCCGTGCTGGTGGAGGCCGGGGTCATCGTCAACCGCGACGAGGAAACGGCCCTGGCCGATCCGACCCGGCGCGAGCGCATGGCCCGGGCCGTCGCCCAGGGCGTGGCCAAATATGCAGCCGCCGTCCGGCCTTGA